Proteins encoded together in one Hymenobacter monticola window:
- a CDS encoding DUF2520 domain-containing protein: METSASVPVLRIGIFGAGRVARHLAPALVAAGHQVVFVWNRRLAPAQALAAPLPGTLVLPALTPPLPPADVYLLAVPDAAVAPLLAAAAWPAGALVVHLAGALPLSVFEAQPAVRGGVLYPLQTFSPGRDIDWPTVPLCVEAGDAASEATLLQLAHSLSRHVRRLDSAQRLKLHVAAVFANNFTNHLLGIADALLAEAALPPELLAPLVRETVDKALAHPPFTVQTGPAVRRDAPTLAAHTAALAAHPAWQTLYAQLTASIQAQL, translated from the coding sequence TTGGAAACATCCGCATCTGTTCCTGTTCTGCGCATCGGCATCTTCGGTGCCGGACGGGTGGCCCGCCACCTGGCCCCGGCGCTGGTAGCCGCCGGCCATCAGGTCGTTTTTGTCTGGAACCGCCGCCTGGCGCCCGCCCAGGCGCTGGCGGCCCCGCTGCCCGGGACGCTGGTGCTGCCCGCCCTCACTCCTCCCCTGCCGCCGGCCGATGTGTACCTGCTGGCCGTGCCCGACGCCGCCGTGGCACCCCTGCTGGCCGCCGCCGCCTGGCCCGCGGGCGCGCTGGTGGTGCATTTGGCTGGGGCACTGCCGCTATCGGTTTTTGAGGCGCAGCCGGCCGTGCGGGGCGGGGTGCTGTATCCGCTGCAAACCTTCAGCCCCGGCCGGGACATCGACTGGCCCACCGTGCCGCTGTGCGTGGAAGCCGGTGACGCAGCTTCGGAAGCCACCTTGCTGCAACTGGCCCACAGCCTCAGCCGGCACGTGCGCCGGCTCGACTCGGCCCAGCGGCTGAAGCTGCACGTAGCGGCGGTGTTTGCCAACAATTTCACCAACCACCTGTTGGGCATTGCCGATGCTCTGCTGGCCGAAGCCGCCTTGCCGCCGGAATTGCTGGCCCCGCTGGTGCGCGAAACCGTGGACAAAGCCCTCGCCCACCCGCCCTTCACGGTGCAAACCGGGCCGGCCGTGCGGCGCGACGCACCCACGCTGGCCGCCCACACGGCGGCGCTGGCGGCGCACCCGGCCTGGCAGACGCTCTACGCGCAGCTCACGGCCAGCATTCAGGCGCAGCTTTGA